The stretch of DNA CCTCAATTTCCTGCTTGCGCGAGCCGGGCAGTACGGCAATAATTTGCCGCATTGGGTCAAGGTTATTGCGTGTGTAGAAGTCTTCGGATTTCTGGTGTTCTGCTACGGCATCAGCGGTTGGGTTACCGATGTAGTCTACTTTGTAATCAAAGCGCTGGTAGAATTCCTCTTCGAAGGGCAGAATTACGAACATCCTGTCCACTACCTGCTTCACCTGATGTACCCGGCCCTGGTTCCAAGCCCAGATTTTGGGCGAGATGTAATAGAACACCTTAATGCCATTGGCCTTGGCAAACTTGGCAATGCGCATGTTGAAGCCGGCGTAGTCTACCAGAATCACTACATCGGGGCGGTAGGCCAGTAGATCTTTCTGGCACTCCTTGAGGTAGCCCCGGAGTTTGAGGATGCTGGTAGCGGCTTCCCAGAAGCCCATGATGGCCATTTCCTGGTAGTGGTGCACCAGCTCACCGCCGGCGGCCTGCATCATGTCGCCACCCCAGCACCGGAACTCGGCTTGCGAGTCCTGCTCTTTCAAGGAGCGCATGAGGTTGGCGGCGTGGAAGTCGCCGGACCGTTCGCCAGCTATCAGGTAATATTTCATGGTTGAATCTGTAAGCAGAAACGGGCCAGCAGAGTTGACGTGCCGTCTGTCGTTCCGACGCAGTTTGCTAGTGAATTACCCCAGATTCCTCCTGCGTCGGAATGACAGGGCTAGTTTTCTTCTATACCTTATTCCTCGCCGAAGTACTCCACAAAGTTGCGAGGCGTTTCGTAGAGCTTGATGCTGTGCAACCGGGCGGGTGAAATGCTTTCGATTTCGGGCTGGAGTATTTTCCAGAAAGCAATTACCAGGTTTTCGGTGCTGGCCAGCTGCCCTTGCATGAAGGGCACATCCATGTTCAGGTTCTTATGGTCTACCTGATCTACCACGTGGGTACGGATGACGGTGCTGAGCTGCTTCAGATCGATGACAAAACCGGTTTCGGGGTCGGGTTTGCCTTTGACGGTGACGATGAGGTCGTAGTTATGGCCGTGCCAGTTGGCATTGGCGCAGGGGCCGAAGACTTCGCGGTTGCGCTCCTCACTCCAGTTAGGATTGTAGAGCTTGTGGGCCGCGTTGAAGTGTTCCTGTCGGCTGATGTAAACCATTGATTGGGGTCTTGGGGTCTGAGGGGCTTGGGGTCTTGGCTTGGGTTGCTGACTGTTACTCGTTGAATGTCAGCCAGGACCTTAAGTCGCCAAGGCCCTAAGACCCTTGTTTTCGCAGCAAATATACGAAGAACGGTACGCCGAACAGGGCCGTAACCAAGCCAACGGGTAACCCGGCGGGAGGATAGAGCAGCCGGGCCAGCAGGTCGCAGAGCAGCAGGAAATTTCCTCCAATAAGGGCGCAGAGCAGCAAGTTGGCCCGGCCCGTAACTCCCAATGCCCAACGCGTGAGGTGGGGCACCATCAGCCCTACAAACCCGATAGGCCCACACAAGGCTACCACACACCCAGTTAGCAGGGATGCCGTGAGGAGTAAAATCCAGCGGGTGCGGGCCACATGTACCCCCAGAGCCTGTGCCCGCTCCTCCCCTAGCAACAAGATATTTAAGTCTTTTTGCACGGCCGCAAACACAACCAGGCCAGTCAGGAGGGCTAACCCAGGGTACGGCAGCACGCTCCAGCTGGCTTTCTCGAACCCGCCCATGGCCCAGAAAGTGATGGTGCGCAATTTTTCCTGGGAGCTGGCCAAAAACGTGAGCAGGCCACCTAACGCCGTCATGAGGGAACCGATGGCAATGCCCGCCAGCAGCATTTGGGCCGGAATAAGCTGCCCACGCCGCGTTCCGAGCACTACTACCACCAGAGTAGTACTCAGCGCCCCAAGTAGGGCCGCAACCGGTGGCAGATAAATACCCGCAACTACCAAGCTAGGAGCAAAGGCAAACGTAAGAATAGCCCCCAGCGCCCCACCCGAGGCCGTACCCAGCAGGTAAGGATCGGCCATGGGATTGTTTACCATGGCCTGCATGAGGTAGCCGCTGAAGGCCAGGCCACCTCCGGCCAGCAGCGCCAGCAGCAGCCGCGGCAACCGCAGCTCCACCAACACCAACTGGGCGGGGTCTTGGGGGTTGTAATGCAGCAGGGCGCGCGTGATGAGGGCGTAATCCGTTTCATAGCTACCCACCCGCAGGCCTACCGCCAGCAGCAGCATAGTTAGCAACAGGCTGGCAACAATCCAGGGGAGAGCGGAGCGCTTCATGGGCGCTGCTTATTGAGGAAGTGGCCTAGCTGCACCTTGCGCAAGAAGGCGCTGCAGCTCCCGCACCGACTCAACGGTGCGCGGCCCCGGGCGCTCCATCAGGTTTCCTGTTACGGGATACACCTGCCGGGTTTGGTATGCCCGGATGCGGCGCAGCTCAGGATAGCTCTTAAAAAAGGTGCTATCGAGCTTACCAAAGCGCCCCCCAATCAGTACATCAGGGTTCAGCTTTAAAATGTATTCCCGGGTGAGAGCCGGGTAAGGCTGGGCAAACTTCTCGGTTACGGCATTCTGGCCGCCGGCTAGTCTGATTTTATCCGTGAACAGCGTGTTCTGCCCGTACACATAA from Hymenobacter taeanensis encodes:
- a CDS encoding FecCD family ABC transporter permease, coding for MKRSALPWIVASLLLTMLLLAVGLRVGSYETDYALITRALLHYNPQDPAQLVLVELRLPRLLLALLAGGGLAFSGYLMQAMVNNPMADPYLLGTASGGALGAILTFAFAPSLVVAGIYLPPVAALLGALSTTLVVVVLGTRRGQLIPAQMLLAGIAIGSLMTALGGLLTFLASSQEKLRTITFWAMGGFEKASWSVLPYPGLALLTGLVVFAAVQKDLNILLLGEERAQALGVHVARTRWILLLTASLLTGCVVALCGPIGFVGLMVPHLTRWALGVTGRANLLLCALIGGNFLLLCDLLARLLYPPAGLPVGLVTALFGVPFFVYLLRKQGS
- the lpxB gene encoding lipid-A-disaccharide synthase, with the translated sequence MKYYLIAGERSGDFHAANLMRSLKEQDSQAEFRCWGGDMMQAAGGELVHHYQEMAIMGFWEAATSILKLRGYLKECQKDLLAYRPDVVILVDYAGFNMRIAKFAKANGIKVFYYISPKIWAWNQGRVHQVKQVVDRMFVILPFEEEFYQRFDYKVDYIGNPTADAVAEHQKSEDFYTRNNLDPMRQIIAVLPGSRKQEIEEMLYEMVAILPPFLDYQFIVAGVDNLDRNYYSNFERNNVRIVFDQTFDLLAHASAALVTSGTATLETALFDVPQVVCYRTSAVSYAIGKAVIKVPYISLVNLIAGKEVVKELIQGDFTARNLVPELKKVLTDDACIAQQKAGYAELREKLGHQKSAEKAAKLMVKYLKEWVS
- a CDS encoding 6-pyruvoyl trahydropterin synthase family protein, translated to MVYISRQEHFNAAHKLYNPNWSEERNREVFGPCANANWHGHNYDLIVTVKGKPDPETGFVIDLKQLSTVIRTHVVDQVDHKNLNMDVPFMQGQLASTENLVIAFWKILQPEIESISPARLHSIKLYETPRNFVEYFGEE